Proteins encoded together in one Oxalobacteraceae sp. CFBP 8761 window:
- a CDS encoding NAD-dependent epimerase/dehydratase family protein: MERILIIGANGQIGSELVSALAERHGAQNVIASDIGENNLYGAARYTRLNVLDNDALASLIADEDITQVYQLAAMLSATGEKAPLKAWSLNMDGLLNILEIARERGDVGKPLKVFWPSSIAAFGPNTPGEQTPQFTIMDPTTIYGISKLAGERLCEYYHSKYGVDVRSIRYPGIISYKSPPGGGTTDYAIAIFHAALRDETYECFLGPETTLPMIYMPDAIRATIELMEAPAEQVAIRSSYNVAGVSFNPRELAAAIQKARPDFAIAYAPDSRQQIADSWPKSLDDSRATADWGWQSRIGIDEMVDSMLANIDVGIKAAA; this comes from the coding sequence ATGGAACGCATCCTCATCATCGGCGCCAACGGCCAGATCGGCAGTGAACTGGTCAGCGCGCTGGCCGAGCGCCACGGCGCGCAGAACGTCATCGCGTCGGACATCGGCGAGAACAACCTGTACGGCGCGGCGCGCTACACCCGCCTGAACGTGCTGGACAACGACGCGCTGGCAAGCCTGATCGCCGACGAAGACATCACCCAGGTCTACCAGCTGGCCGCCATGCTGTCGGCCACCGGCGAAAAAGCGCCACTCAAGGCCTGGAGCCTGAACATGGATGGCCTGCTCAACATCCTCGAAATCGCGCGCGAGCGCGGCGACGTCGGCAAGCCACTGAAAGTCTTCTGGCCCTCGTCGATCGCCGCCTTCGGCCCGAACACGCCGGGCGAACAGACGCCGCAGTTCACAATCATGGACCCGACCACGATCTACGGCATCAGCAAGCTGGCCGGCGAGCGTCTGTGCGAGTACTATCACAGCAAGTATGGCGTGGACGTGCGCAGCATTCGCTACCCGGGCATCATCAGCTACAAGTCGCCACCGGGCGGCGGCACCACCGATTACGCGATCGCGATCTTCCATGCGGCGCTGCGCGACGAGACCTACGAATGCTTCCTCGGCCCCGAGACCACGCTGCCGATGATCTACATGCCCGACGCGATCCGCGCCACCATCGAACTGATGGAAGCACCCGCCGAACAGGTCGCGATCCGTTCGTCGTACAACGTGGCCGGCGTCTCGTTCAACCCGCGTGAACTGGCCGCCGCAATCCAGAAAGCGCGGCCTGATTTCGCCATCGCCTACGCGCCGGACAGCCGCCAGCAGATCGCCGACTCGTGGCCCAAAAGCCTGGACGACAGCCGCGCGACCGCGGACTGGGGCTGGCAATCGCGCATCGGCATCGACGAAATGGTCGATTCGATGCTGGCCAATATCGACGTCGGCATCAAGGCAGCAGCGTAA
- the kbl gene encoding glycine C-acetyltransferase translates to MSDQTFYNGLQQKLDTLRSDGLFKPERVLASRQGAEVVAQDGRTLINMCANNYLGLAGDPETQQAAAAALEKYGYGLSSVRFICGTQTVHKELEAALSTFLGTEDTILYAAAFDANGGVFEPLFDENDAIISDALNHASIIDGVRLCKAARYRYANNDMADLEKQLIAATEAGKRHKIIVTDGVFSMDGTIAQLDKIVALAEQYGALTMIDECHASGFMGATGRGTHEHCGVIGKIDIITGTLGKALGGAMGGFTSGKKEVIETLRQKSRPYLFSNTLAPMIAGASLAVLERISKSTELRDRLMENTAYFRAEIERIGFTIKPGTHPVVPVMLFDAPVAQKFAARMFELGVLLSGFFYPVVPMGQARVRVQLSAAHTREQLDIVLKAFEQAGRELGIIKQQ, encoded by the coding sequence ATGAGCGACCAGACTTTCTACAACGGCCTGCAGCAAAAACTCGACACCTTGCGTAGCGACGGCCTGTTCAAGCCGGAACGCGTACTGGCTTCGCGCCAGGGCGCCGAAGTGGTCGCGCAGGATGGCCGCACCCTGATCAATATGTGCGCCAACAATTACCTGGGCCTGGCGGGCGATCCGGAAACCCAGCAAGCCGCCGCCGCCGCACTGGAAAAATACGGCTACGGCCTGTCGTCAGTGCGCTTCATCTGCGGCACCCAGACCGTGCACAAGGAACTGGAAGCGGCGCTGTCGACATTTCTGGGCACCGAAGACACGATTCTGTACGCCGCCGCGTTCGACGCCAACGGCGGCGTGTTCGAGCCGCTGTTCGACGAGAACGACGCGATCATCTCTGACGCGCTGAACCACGCGTCGATCATCGACGGCGTGCGCCTGTGCAAGGCGGCGCGCTACCGCTACGCCAACAACGACATGGCGGATCTCGAAAAGCAGCTGATCGCGGCCACCGAAGCGGGCAAGCGCCACAAGATCATCGTCACCGACGGCGTGTTCTCGATGGACGGCACGATCGCCCAGCTGGACAAGATCGTCGCACTGGCCGAGCAATACGGTGCGCTGACGATGATCGACGAGTGCCACGCATCGGGCTTCATGGGCGCGACCGGTCGCGGCACGCACGAACACTGCGGCGTGATCGGCAAGATCGACATCATCACCGGTACGCTGGGCAAGGCCCTGGGCGGCGCGATGGGCGGTTTCACGTCGGGCAAGAAAGAAGTGATCGAGACGCTGCGCCAGAAATCGCGCCCGTACCTGTTCTCGAACACGCTCGCGCCGATGATTGCCGGCGCCTCGCTCGCGGTACTCGAGCGCATCTCGAAGTCGACCGAACTGCGTGACCGCCTGATGGAGAACACCGCGTACTTCCGCGCCGAGATCGAGCGCATCGGCTTTACCATCAAGCCGGGCACGCACCCGGTGGTGCCGGTGATGCTGTTCGACGCACCAGTCGCGCAGAAATTCGCGGCGCGCATGTTCGAGCTGGGCGTGCTGCTGTCGGGTTTCTTCTATCCGGTGGTGCCGATGGGCCAGGCGCGCGTGCGCGTGCAACTGTCGGCGGCGCACACCCGCGAACAGCTGGACATCGTGCTCAAGGCATTCGAACAAGCCGGCCGCGAGCTGGGCATCATCAAGCAACAATAA
- a CDS encoding helix-turn-helix transcriptional regulator: MNTISTNNAPPEVGATLQRLRLARGLTLEDLSRIAGVSKSMLSQIEREKANPTIAITWRLANALGVQISELLSSDVRPTELIRLVDAHEIPTLPGAHAGYSLRILGPMDLAGKYEWYELTLAPGGELASQAHDPGTGEHLTVITGTVELEVGPEKKKVRHGATARYPADQNHVIRNTGKTEAKAVLVVVHR; this comes from the coding sequence ATGAATACAATTTCAACCAACAACGCGCCACCCGAAGTCGGCGCCACACTGCAACGCCTGCGCCTGGCCCGTGGCCTGACGCTGGAAGACCTGTCGCGCATTGCCGGCGTCTCGAAATCGATGCTGTCGCAGATCGAACGCGAAAAAGCCAACCCCACCATCGCCATCACCTGGCGCTTGGCCAATGCACTGGGCGTGCAGATTAGCGAACTGCTGTCGTCCGACGTGCGCCCGACGGAACTCATCCGGCTGGTGGACGCGCACGAAATCCCCACCCTGCCCGGCGCGCACGCCGGCTATTCGCTGCGCATCCTCGGCCCGATGGATTTGGCCGGCAAGTATGAATGGTATGAGCTGACCCTGGCGCCCGGTGGCGAACTGGCGTCGCAGGCGCACGATCCGGGGACGGGCGAACACCTGACAGTGATCACGGGGACCGTGGAGCTGGAAGTGGGACCGGAGAAGAAAAAGGTGCGCCACGGCGCGACGGCGCGCTACCCGGCCGACCAGAATCATGTGATCCGCAATACGGGCAAGACCGAGGCCAAGGCCGTGCTGGTGGTCGTGCACCGCTAG
- a CDS encoding S9 family peptidase, with amino-acid sequence MHMKLATLAAVLATTFSANPALAQSCSTKGTGPTYPVTKKVDQTDNYHGTVVADPYRWLEDANSAETKMWVDAQNKVTQAYLAAIPQREAIRQRLTQLWNYERYSVPGKEGGRYFYTRNDGLQNQAVLYTLKNLNDEPRLLLDPNKLAADGTVALAGTEVSPDGKLLAYSIAASGSDWNEIKLRDIETGKDLPDHIKWVKFSSTAWTKDGKGFFYSRYDEPKEATKLADVNYFQKLYYHRIGTPQSADTLVYDRADQKEWGFGGQTTDDGRYLIITTTKGTAPKYRVSYKDLSKPDAKVVDLIDNFDAGYDFIDNVGSVFYFSTDRKAPKKRVIAIDVSKPAESNWKEVVAESPDTLTGADIVNNQLVLEYLKDARSVVRVVSLDGKPVREIALPGIGTVAGLSGKRGDTETFYSFTSFTSPTTIYRLNMTTGQSTVFRQPKVAFNPADYETRQQFYTSRDGTRVPMFIVSKKGLKMNGQNPTYLYGYGGFNISLTPGFSPANLAWMEMGGVYVVANLRGGGEYGEAWHQAGTKLQKQNVFDDFIGAAEWLVENKVTSPQKLAIGGGSNGGLLVGAATTQRPDLFAAAIPSVGVMDMLRFHKFTIGWAWTSDYGSSENPDEFKALVKYSPLHNLKAGTCYPATMVTTADHDDRVVPAHSFKYAAAAQAAQAGSAPILIRIDTKAGHGAGKPTSKQIEEVADRWGFLSRELHMNDAAVTAAGAK; translated from the coding sequence ATGCACATGAAACTTGCCACGCTTGCCGCCGTGTTGGCCACGACCTTCAGCGCCAATCCGGCGCTCGCACAAAGCTGTTCCACCAAGGGCACCGGGCCGACCTATCCGGTGACGAAGAAAGTCGACCAGACGGACAACTACCACGGCACCGTCGTCGCCGATCCTTACCGCTGGCTCGAAGACGCCAACAGCGCCGAAACGAAGATGTGGGTCGACGCCCAGAACAAGGTCACCCAGGCTTACCTGGCCGCGATCCCGCAACGCGAAGCGATCCGCCAGCGCCTGACGCAGTTGTGGAACTACGAGCGTTACAGCGTGCCGGGCAAGGAGGGTGGCCGCTACTTCTACACGCGCAACGATGGCCTGCAGAACCAGGCAGTCCTGTACACGCTGAAAAACCTGAATGACGAGCCGCGCCTGCTGCTCGACCCGAACAAGCTGGCCGCAGACGGCACCGTCGCCCTGGCCGGCACCGAAGTCAGCCCCGACGGCAAGCTGCTGGCGTACAGCATTGCCGCGTCGGGCTCGGACTGGAACGAGATCAAGCTGCGCGACATCGAGACCGGCAAGGACTTGCCGGACCATATCAAGTGGGTCAAATTCTCGAGCACCGCCTGGACCAAGGACGGCAAGGGCTTCTTCTACAGCCGCTACGACGAGCCGAAGGAAGCGACCAAGCTGGCCGACGTCAACTACTTCCAGAAGCTGTACTACCACCGCATCGGCACGCCGCAAAGCGCCGACACGCTGGTGTATGACCGCGCCGACCAGAAGGAATGGGGCTTCGGCGGCCAGACCACGGACGATGGCCGTTACCTGATCATCACCACCACCAAGGGCACGGCGCCGAAGTACCGCGTGTCGTACAAGGACCTGTCGAAGCCGGACGCGAAAGTGGTCGACCTGATCGACAACTTCGACGCCGGCTACGACTTCATCGACAACGTCGGCAGCGTGTTCTACTTCAGCACCGACCGCAAGGCGCCCAAAAAGCGCGTGATCGCGATCGACGTCAGCAAGCCTGCGGAATCGAACTGGAAAGAGGTCGTTGCCGAGAGTCCCGACACGCTGACCGGCGCCGACATCGTCAACAACCAGCTGGTGCTCGAGTACCTGAAGGATGCCCGCAGCGTCGTGCGCGTCGTCTCGCTCGACGGCAAGCCGGTGCGCGAGATCGCATTGCCGGGGATCGGCACTGTCGCCGGCCTGTCGGGCAAGCGTGGCGACACCGAGACCTTCTACTCGTTCACAAGCTTCACCAGCCCGACCACGATCTACCGCCTGAACATGACCACCGGCCAGAGCACCGTGTTCCGCCAGCCGAAGGTCGCGTTCAATCCGGCCGACTATGAAACGCGCCAGCAGTTCTACACGAGCCGCGACGGCACCAGGGTCCCGATGTTCATCGTGTCGAAGAAGGGCCTGAAAATGAACGGCCAGAACCCGACCTACCTGTACGGCTATGGCGGCTTCAACATCTCGCTGACGCCGGGCTTCTCACCGGCCAACCTGGCGTGGATGGAAATGGGCGGCGTGTATGTCGTGGCCAATCTGCGCGGCGGCGGCGAATACGGCGAAGCCTGGCACCAGGCCGGCACCAAGCTGCAAAAGCAGAACGTGTTCGACGACTTCATCGGCGCGGCCGAGTGGCTGGTCGAGAACAAGGTCACGTCGCCACAGAAGCTGGCCATTGGCGGTGGCAGCAACGGGGGGCTGCTGGTTGGCGCGGCCACGACGCAGCGCCCGGACCTGTTCGCGGCGGCGATTCCGTCGGTGGGCGTGATGGACATGCTGCGCTTCCACAAATTCACGATCGGCTGGGCCTGGACCTCGGACTACGGCTCGTCCGAGAACCCGGACGAATTCAAGGCGCTGGTCAAGTATTCGCCGCTGCACAACCTGAAGGCCGGTACCTGCTACCCGGCGACGATGGTGACGACGGCCGATCACGATGACCGCGTGGTCCCGGCGCACAGCTTCAAGTACGCCGCCGCTGCCCAGGCGGCGCAGGCCGGCAGCGCGCCAATCCTGATCCGCATCGACACCAAGGCGGGTCACGGTGCGGGCAAGCCGACCAGCAAGCAGATCGAGGAAGTGGCAGATCGCTGGGGCTTCCTGTCGCGCGAGCTGCACATGAATGACGCGGCCGTGACGGCCGCCGGCGCCAAGTAA
- a CDS encoding sel1 repeat family protein gives MSSDHAARAGAATFSWYRRAAWQGNPYAQFNLAQLYLRGHGVERDDAQAAAWLARAASHGLAYAQNHLGALHYSGRGVPPDHALAARWFRRAAQQGDRSAQYNLGLLYRKGRGVTLSHPTALSWFYRAAEQGMARAQAQLAHGYLHGLGVTVSHPLAMAWYRKAALQGHVAAQVQLAHMYARGLGVTASSARALYWYRHAAGAGNPVARRALGLM, from the coding sequence ATGAGCTCCGACCATGCCGCCCGCGCCGGCGCCGCGACGTTCTCCTGGTATCGCCGCGCTGCCTGGCAAGGCAATCCGTATGCCCAGTTCAACCTGGCCCAGCTCTACCTGCGCGGCCACGGCGTCGAGCGCGACGATGCGCAGGCCGCCGCCTGGCTGGCGCGCGCGGCCTCGCACGGCCTGGCCTATGCCCAGAACCATCTCGGCGCCTTGCACTACAGCGGCCGGGGCGTGCCGCCCGACCACGCGCTCGCTGCGCGCTGGTTCCGTCGCGCAGCGCAGCAGGGCGATCGCTCGGCGCAATACAATCTCGGCCTGCTGTACCGCAAGGGCCGCGGCGTGACGCTGTCGCATCCCACTGCACTGAGCTGGTTCTACCGGGCGGCCGAGCAGGGCATGGCGCGCGCGCAGGCGCAGCTGGCGCACGGCTATCTGCATGGGCTGGGCGTTACGGTCAGTCATCCGCTGGCGATGGCGTGGTACCGCAAGGCCGCCTTGCAGGGGCACGTCGCGGCGCAGGTCCAGCTGGCGCATATGTACGCGCGCGGCCTGGGCGTGACAGCCAGCAGCGCGCGCGCCCTGTACTGGTACCGCCATGCGGCAGGCGCCGGCAATCCCGTGGCCAGGCGCGCCCTTGGCCTGATGTAG
- a CDS encoding 3'-5' exonuclease, which translates to MFDRPLVMLDFETTGLSPDMGDRITEVAALRIVGGEVTERYVSLVNCGVRVPSFITALTGITQQMVDSAPPSHQVVPELLDFIGGDVLSAHNASFDEKFLKAEGARLGRTTQHVGLVCSLKLSRRLFPGLVSYKLGQLSSQLGIPFVGTAHRAEADAQVAADVLLHAARHLGRTCGIDRVEPSLLVSINKVAAAKIPVFLEKYAATVRERRMAAEAHCS; encoded by the coding sequence ATGTTCGACCGACCGCTGGTGATGCTCGACTTCGAGACCACCGGCCTGTCGCCTGACATGGGCGACCGCATCACGGAAGTGGCGGCACTGCGCATCGTTGGCGGCGAAGTGACCGAGCGTTATGTCTCGCTCGTCAACTGCGGCGTGCGCGTGCCGTCGTTCATCACGGCCCTCACCGGCATCACCCAGCAGATGGTCGACAGCGCACCGCCTTCGCACCAGGTCGTCCCCGAGCTGCTCGACTTCATCGGCGGCGACGTCCTGTCGGCGCACAACGCCAGCTTCGACGAAAAGTTTTTGAAGGCCGAAGGTGCGCGCCTGGGCCGCACGACGCAGCACGTGGGCCTCGTGTGCTCGCTGAAACTGTCGCGCCGCCTGTTCCCGGGCCTGGTCAGCTACAAGCTGGGCCAGCTGTCGAGCCAGCTCGGCATTCCCTTTGTCGGCACCGCCCACCGGGCCGAGGCCGACGCCCAGGTCGCCGCCGACGTGCTGCTGCATGCTGCGCGGCATCTCGGGCGCACCTGCGGCATCGATCGCGTCGAGCCGAGTCTGCTGGTGTCGATCAACAAAGTCGCTGCCGCCAAGATCCCGGTATTTCTCGAAAAATACGCGGCCACCGTGCGCGAACGCCGGATGGCTGCCGAGGCGCATTGCAGCTGA
- a CDS encoding Hsp70 family protein: MVHACGVDFGTSNSTVGWYRPGMMQSAPTALLTLEDGKPTLPSVVFFNADDDRVSYGRAALAEYLEGYEGRLMRSLKSLLGTSLIDGQTEVAGRSVSFRSLLAQFIGEVKHRAETQAGQPFQSAVFGRPVFFIDDDAQADQLAEDTLLDVARSVGFRDIGFQYEPIAAAFDYESRIDREELVLIADIGGGTSDFSLVRLGPERAGRPDRRDDILANGGVHIGGTDFDKYLSLASVMPLLGYGSKLRSGAEIPSSYYFNLATWHTINQAYTRKSVTQLADLARDAAEPARIARLQNLIEDRAGHWLAMQVEGAKIALSDTDMVNLQLDRLSPPESLDIARAQFEGAIAQLVEQVATTVGKLFADAGVRPSDVDTVFFTGGSSGVGLLRARIGAMVPDARRVEGDLFGSIGTGLALDALRKFG; this comes from the coding sequence ATGGTGCACGCTTGCGGCGTTGACTTCGGCACGTCAAATTCCACGGTCGGCTGGTATCGGCCCGGCATGATGCAATCCGCCCCGACGGCGCTGTTGACCCTCGAGGACGGCAAGCCCACGCTGCCATCGGTGGTGTTCTTCAATGCCGACGACGACCGCGTGAGCTATGGCCGCGCTGCGCTTGCCGAATATCTCGAAGGCTACGAAGGCCGCCTGATGCGCTCACTCAAAAGCCTGCTGGGCACGAGCCTGATCGATGGCCAGACCGAGGTCGCGGGCCGTTCGGTCTCGTTCCGTTCGCTGCTGGCCCAGTTCATCGGCGAGGTCAAGCACCGCGCCGAAACACAGGCCGGCCAGCCGTTCCAGAGCGCCGTGTTCGGCCGCCCCGTGTTCTTCATCGACGACGACGCCCAGGCCGACCAGCTGGCCGAGGATACACTGCTCGACGTGGCGCGCTCGGTGGGCTTTCGCGACATCGGCTTCCAGTACGAGCCGATCGCCGCCGCCTTCGATTACGAATCGCGCATCGACCGCGAAGAACTGGTCCTGATCGCCGACATCGGCGGCGGTACGTCCGACTTTTCGCTGGTGCGCCTGGGGCCCGAGCGCGCGGGCCGGCCCGACCGCCGCGACGACATCCTGGCCAACGGCGGCGTGCATATCGGCGGCACCGATTTCGACAAGTACCTGAGCCTGGCGAGCGTCATGCCGCTGCTCGGCTACGGCAGCAAGCTGCGTTCGGGCGCCGAAATCCCGTCGAGCTACTACTTCAATCTGGCCACCTGGCACACGATCAACCAGGCCTATACGCGCAAGAGCGTGACGCAGCTGGCCGACCTGGCACGCGACGCCGCCGAACCGGCCCGCATCGCGCGCCTGCAAAACCTGATCGAAGACCGCGCCGGTCACTGGCTGGCGATGCAGGTCGAGGGCGCCAAGATTGCGCTGTCCGACACCGACATGGTCAATCTGCAGCTCGATCGCCTGTCGCCGCCCGAGTCGCTGGATATCGCGCGTGCCCAGTTCGAAGGGGCGATCGCGCAGCTGGTCGAGCAGGTCGCCACCACCGTCGGCAAGCTGTTCGCCGATGCTGGCGTGCGCCCTAGCGATGTCGACACGGTCTTTTTCACCGGTGGTTCGAGCGGCGTGGGCTTGCTGCGCGCGCGGATTGGTGCGATGGTGCCGGATGCGCGCCGCGTCGAGGGCGACCTGTTCGGCAGCATCGGCACCGGCCTGGCGCTCGATGCGCTGCGCAAGTTCGGCTGA
- a CDS encoding isoaspartyl peptidase/L-asparaginase, which yields MSNTPHAGAVVVHGGAGTSRDHEDGCVLAARRALAQLEINGDALDAAIGAVATMEDDGRFNAGSGSVLGLDGATVEMDAAIMDTRGRLGAVACVQSVKNPVRLAHAVADTPHWLLVGEGASRFARTIGMPDAAPVTERQRTAHRKLLAQLAGSMPVMPGLDRDLIDRYWNYNTPMRLPEGVACDTVGAVVRGADGHFAVACSSGGSAPALLGRVGDAPIIGSGFFAGPEGAVAATGIGEQIVRHLLARTVYGWIADGIPLAAALQRGVALFTPDIKVGLIAVSRTDAGAFSNSDMPTSKMVQR from the coding sequence ATGAGCAATACCCCCCACGCTGGCGCCGTCGTTGTACACGGCGGCGCCGGCACGTCGCGCGACCATGAAGACGGTTGCGTGCTCGCCGCGCGCCGCGCCCTGGCGCAACTGGAAATCAACGGCGACGCACTCGACGCCGCCATCGGCGCCGTAGCCACGATGGAAGACGATGGCCGCTTCAATGCCGGCAGCGGCTCCGTACTGGGCCTGGATGGCGCCACGGTCGAAATGGACGCGGCGATCATGGACACGCGCGGCCGCCTTGGCGCCGTCGCCTGCGTGCAGTCGGTGAAGAATCCGGTGCGCCTGGCGCACGCGGTGGCCGACACGCCGCACTGGTTGCTCGTCGGCGAAGGCGCCAGCCGCTTCGCACGCACGATCGGCATGCCGGACGCCGCCCCGGTCACGGAACGCCAGCGCACGGCGCACCGCAAGCTGCTGGCGCAACTGGCCGGCTCGATGCCGGTGATGCCTGGCCTCGATCGCGACCTGATCGACCGCTACTGGAATTACAATACGCCCATGCGCTTGCCCGAAGGCGTGGCATGCGACACCGTAGGCGCCGTCGTACGCGGCGCGGATGGCCACTTTGCCGTGGCCTGTTCGAGCGGCGGCTCGGCGCCGGCCCTGCTGGGTCGCGTCGGTGACGCGCCGATCATCGGCAGCGGCTTTTTTGCCGGCCCGGAAGGCGCTGTCGCCGCAACCGGCATCGGTGAGCAGATCGTGCGCCATCTGCTGGCACGCACCGTGTACGGCTGGATTGCCGATGGCATTCCGCTGGCGGCCGCGCTGCAGCGCGGTGTGGCGTTGTTCACCCCGGACATCAAGGTCGGCCTGATTGCGGTCAGCCGCACGGACGCCGGCGCTTTCAGTAACAGTGATATGCCCACTTCGAAAATGGTACAACGATGA
- a CDS encoding cyanophycinase encodes MNVPRNGHLVIIGGHEDRQHDMQILSRFVELAGGVDARIVVITAASQIADTMWHIYDDAFGALGVTRHSHLEITSRDDANDENFVRQVAEADGIFMTGGDQKRLLALIGGTALDAEMHAALKVRGATIGGTSAGASAMSGHMLAQGRTDLLPEKGSVSLGAGLGFLHRVVVDQHFSERQRLSRLLSIVAQNPYLQGIGIDEDTALVIERGVGIEVLGEGAVTVVDGRSMSSNVAEIKDRAIPELIDVRLHLLPAGAKYSLPIGDEQVGRRIPASLLDFLQIVTKRTPLS; translated from the coding sequence ATGAACGTACCGCGCAACGGCCACCTCGTCATCATCGGCGGCCACGAGGACCGCCAGCACGACATGCAGATCCTGTCGCGCTTTGTCGAGCTGGCCGGCGGCGTCGACGCCCGCATCGTCGTGATCACGGCCGCCAGCCAGATCGCCGACACGATGTGGCACATCTACGATGATGCCTTCGGCGCACTGGGCGTGACCCGGCACAGCCACCTCGAAATCACGAGCCGCGACGACGCCAACGACGAGAACTTCGTGCGCCAGGTTGCCGAAGCCGATGGCATCTTCATGACGGGTGGTGACCAGAAACGCCTGCTCGCGCTGATCGGTGGCACGGCGCTGGACGCCGAAATGCACGCCGCACTGAAGGTGCGCGGCGCCACCATCGGCGGCACCAGCGCCGGTGCATCGGCGATGTCGGGCCACATGCTCGCGCAGGGCCGCACCGACCTGCTGCCCGAAAAAGGCTCGGTCAGCCTGGGCGCCGGCCTGGGCTTTCTGCACCGCGTCGTCGTCGACCAGCACTTCTCGGAGCGCCAGCGTTTGTCGCGCCTGCTGTCGATCGTCGCGCAGAACCCGTACCTGCAAGGCATCGGCATCGATGAAGACACGGCGCTCGTGATCGAGCGCGGCGTGGGCATCGAGGTGCTGGGCGAAGGCGCGGTGACTGTCGTCGACGGCCGCTCGATGAGCAGCAACGTCGCCGAGATCAAGGACCGGGCCATCCCGGAACTGATCGACGTGCGCCTGCACCTGCTGCCCGCTGGCGCCAAGTATTCGCTGCCGATTGGCGATGAACAGGTAGGCAGGCGCATTCCCGCGTCGCTGCTGGACTTCCTGCAGATCGTCACGAAGCGCACGCCCCTCTCATGA